A genomic window from Chloroflexota bacterium includes:
- the rpsF gene encoding 30S ribosomal protein S6, whose amino-acid sequence MRDYELMVVLNPDLDEASVEATTERLTTQIAGRGGEVVDVQKWGRRRLAYPIAKHRDGFYAVAKLKLSPEAADPLDRALRLNESVLRHLLVRLDEA is encoded by the coding sequence GTGCGCGATTATGAGTTGATGGTGGTGCTCAACCCTGACCTGGACGAGGCCAGCGTTGAGGCGACCACCGAGCGACTCACCACCCAGATCGCCGGTCGGGGTGGCGAGGTCGTTGACGTTCAGAAGTGGGGCCGCCGCCGGCTGGCCTACCCCATCGCCAAGCACCGCGACGGCTTCTACGCCGTGGCAAAGCTGAAGCTCTCGCCGGAAGCGGCCGATCCGCTGGACCGCGCGCTTCGGCTGAACGAGTCTGTCCTTCGTCACCTGCTCGTCCGGTTGGACGAAGCGTAA
- a CDS encoding 30S ribosomal protein S18: protein MPARKPGGGGAGGGRGGRRGEFARKYPPRRKVCTFCVDKVTYIDYKDIARLRRHLSERGKIEPRRKTGTCARHQRALAVALKRARHVALLPYTAEHIRLSGMVLRSPDDRRPSDRGPRFPRPEQPAAPAPDGAAPAADGTAPAADGTAPAADGAVAEAPAADGAAAEAPAAAPAESNGAVAVAEAPAEAPAAAPTATE, encoded by the coding sequence GTGCCAGCACGAAAGCCAGGTGGCGGTGGCGCCGGCGGTGGCCGGGGCGGCCGTCGCGGCGAGTTCGCCAGGAAGTATCCCCCACGGCGTAAGGTTTGTACGTTCTGCGTCGATAAGGTCACGTACATCGACTACAAGGACATTGCCCGGCTCCGCCGGCACCTGTCCGAGCGCGGCAAGATCGAGCCGCGCCGCAAGACCGGCACCTGCGCGCGCCACCAGCGGGCGCTGGCTGTCGCGCTGAAGCGGGCCCGCCACGTTGCGCTGCTGCCGTACACCGCCGAGCACATCCGGCTGAGTGGCATGGTGCTGCGGTCGCCGGACGACCGGCGGCCATCTGACCGTGGCCCGCGCTTCCCGCGCCCGGAACAGCCCGCGGCCCCGGCCCCTGACGGCGCAGCGCCCGCTGCTGACGGCACAGCGCCCGCTGCTGACGGCACAGCGCCCGCTGCTGACGGTGCAGTTGCCGAGGCCCCCGCTGCTGACGGCGCAGCCGCCGAGGCGCCCGCTGCGGCGCCTGCCGAGTCCAACGGCGCAGTCGCGGTTGCTGAGGCTCCGGCCGAGGCGCCTGCCGCCGCACCGACTGCCACCGAGTAG
- a CDS encoding single-stranded DNA-binding protein has protein sequence MLKASVIGNLGSDPEMKYSANGAPFLRFNVASNFRTRNPEGQWEDRTEWVRVTVFGQRAESLSQYLRKGMRVFVDGRLEARPWTDQQGGVRAGLELVASDVEFMSSRSEDEQRLGGGGGGGGGEYREPRPSGGGGGGNAPRPRPAQQSRPPADDDGGDLDDLPF, from the coding sequence ATGCTCAAGGCTTCGGTGATCGGCAACCTCGGTAGTGACCCGGAAATGAAGTACTCGGCGAACGGCGCGCCGTTCCTGCGCTTCAACGTGGCCTCGAACTTCCGTACGCGGAACCCCGAAGGCCAGTGGGAGGACCGCACCGAGTGGGTCCGTGTCACCGTGTTCGGGCAGCGCGCTGAATCGCTCTCGCAGTACCTCCGCAAGGGCATGCGCGTCTTTGTCGATGGTCGCCTGGAAGCGCGACCCTGGACGGACCAGCAGGGTGGCGTCCGCGCCGGCCTGGAACTGGTCGCCAGCGACGTGGAGTTCATGAGCTCCCGCTCGGAAGACGAGCAGCGCCTGGGCGGTGGTGGCGGCGGGGGCGGCGGCGAGTACCGCGAGCCGCGCCCATCGGGTGGCGGTGGCGGCGGGAACGCGCCCCGGCCTCGGCCGGCGCAGCAGTCGCGCCCACCAGCCGACGACGACGGCGGCGATCTCGACGATCTGCCGTTCTAA